The Methanothrix soehngenii GP6 genome has a window encoding:
- a CDS encoding protease inhibitor I42 family protein, translated as MLCIRDAFSRTPLRLPEAPEDEAEQGTSERLEAGNKTIGQTVTESIQEAVSIDQSRVGQQTTSTTGIEAQSWSKTLGSSVCDNAPCEPVINATMGEEFNITIPSNPSTGFEWWTEFDPQFLTLVGARSTQDNVSLEMVGVPENEIFTYRAVIPGETEVYLLLLQPWENGTIAERLIYPVNIAE; from the coding sequence GTGCTATGCATAAGAGACGCCTTTAGCAGGACCCCGCTAAGGCTGCCGGAGGCACCAGAAGATGAAGCTGAACAAGGCACGTCTGAGCGGCTGGAGGCTGGCAACAAAACTATTGGCCAAACGGTCACTGAATCAATTCAAGAAGCGGTTAGTATCGACCAATCGCGCGTAGGGCAACAGACAACCAGCACTACTGGCATAGAAGCCCAGTCCTGGTCCAAGACTCTTGGCAGCAGCGTATGTGACAATGCTCCCTGTGAGCCGGTGATCAATGCCACGATGGGTGAGGAGTTTAACATCACCATCCCCTCTAATCCCTCAACTGGATTTGAGTGGTGGACTGAATTCGATCCCCAATTCCTGACCCTGGTGGGAGCGAGATCAACCCAGGACAATGTCAGTTTGGAGATGGTCGGAGTGCCGGAGAACGAGATCTTCACCTACCGGGCAGTAATCCCTGGAGAGACGGAGGTTTATCTTCTTCTCCTTCAGCCTTGGGAAAACGGCACCATCGCTGAGAGGCTCATCTATCCAGTGAATATAGCAGAATAA
- a CDS encoding IS110 family RNA-guided transposase → MDSDKEIVCGADIHKDFLIATMISRSGLKLQERFNMNQDGLLAFRSWIINHRCQRLAVESTGGFWYPIFTILEGHVEFILANAYQIRNIEHKKTDKLDSERIAIYCLNNLITPSRIYPKDYRDLRSITRARETLVNARSKIKNQIHQSLSACCIKLSSVISDSFGKSGRYIIDRLLEGKTIDQIISGIPSKRIRKKEDELREAIKNGLDPVQVFLIKANLDVIDDISKKIKILEAEIAEKVKPFEDDLKIILSVPGVGFISAATIIAEMGDYRDFPSADKMAKYFGIVPSVYQSAGKLRTGKITKTGSKHMRRILVEAAKAISRTKKNSRLMRFFQRILARCGKKNIATVALARKVLCIIYHLLMNHENYQEPEVTKTKPKIPSSVSPIRMMDIDEMIKIISQAGYLVEKDLKEGCG, encoded by the coding sequence ATGGACTCAGATAAGGAAATAGTTTGCGGAGCAGATATCCACAAGGATTTTCTTATTGCTACAATGATATCCCGAAGTGGATTGAAGCTCCAAGAACGTTTTAATATGAACCAAGATGGCCTCTTGGCATTCAGATCCTGGATAATAAATCACAGATGCCAGAGGCTGGCTGTAGAATCCACGGGAGGTTTTTGGTATCCTATCTTCACCATTCTAGAAGGTCATGTCGAATTTATCCTGGCCAATGCATATCAGATCCGGAATATTGAGCACAAGAAAACCGATAAACTTGATTCGGAACGAATCGCGATATATTGTCTCAATAATCTCATCACGCCCTCCAGAATCTATCCAAAAGACTACCGAGATCTAAGAAGCATAACTCGTGCTCGTGAGACACTGGTCAATGCAAGGTCCAAAATCAAGAACCAGATTCATCAATCACTTTCGGCCTGCTGCATCAAGCTCTCCTCTGTCATATCCGACTCTTTTGGCAAATCTGGAAGATATATCATTGATAGGCTTCTGGAAGGAAAGACGATCGATCAGATCATATCTGGAATACCTTCGAAGAGGATTCGGAAAAAGGAAGACGAACTCAGAGAAGCCATCAAGAATGGATTAGATCCCGTTCAGGTATTTTTGATCAAGGCAAATCTTGATGTCATAGATGATATTAGCAAGAAGATAAAAATTCTGGAAGCTGAGATCGCCGAAAAAGTCAAACCCTTCGAGGATGATTTGAAAATTATTTTGTCTGTTCCAGGTGTTGGATTCATTTCGGCAGCTACCATTATTGCAGAAATGGGAGATTACAGGGACTTTCCGAGTGCGGATAAGATGGCAAAGTACTTCGGTATTGTGCCTTCGGTCTACCAATCGGCAGGGAAGCTGCGAACTGGGAAGATCACTAAGACGGGATCTAAGCATATGCGAAGGATCTTGGTGGAAGCTGCAAAAGCCATATCCAGGACCAAGAAGAATTCAAGGTTAATGAGATTCTTCCAGAGGATATTGGCAAGGTGCGGAAAGAAGAATATTGCAACCGTTGCGCTCGCCAGAAAAGTGCTCTGCATCATCTATCATTTGCTTATGAATCACGAGAATTATCAAGAACCAGAGGTCACGAAAACCAAACCAAAAATTCCCAGCTCTGTTTCGCCCATAAGAATGATGGATATCGACGAGATGATAAAGATCATCAGTCAGGCAGGATACTTGGTGGAGAAAGATTTGAAGGAGGGATGCGGATGA
- a CDS encoding helix-turn-helix domain-containing protein — translation MLKAYKFRLYPTKSP, via the coding sequence ATGCTTAAGGCTTACAAGTTCAGGCTTTATCCCACAAAGAGCCCATGA
- a CDS encoding ABC transporter substrate-binding protein, whose protein sequence is MLCSLPILACGSHLTLKIYGNANLDDTIDQRDVDYVEGIINGTQEYSELADANNDGNIGQEDIAQIEDIVAGRETNLILKDTANRTVSIDIPVERVIVPSGLTAEAFKVLKATEKVVGVSNAIHEKTYFFPEFADLPSVGGWKIEDYEAAISLDPDLVISYEKWPPISEAEEKLDPAGIPVVVLEFTDPNFVTEELVKLSYILGTNGAEDRYIQWRSGYERQIDDYVNNLSRDERPSVFLETGFKGLNDVGTYGEGAKGSLVLELTGGRNIAANMSEAYPHVDSEWIITENPEVLMKYVYSSELDWGWNSTDEPEALIEEISSRDGWESIDAVKNQRVYLISNELMTGLDSVVGYLYWAKLLHPEFAADPTEAYKEYMTDYLGMEFPDLVFVFPKP, encoded by the coding sequence ATGCTGTGCTCACTGCCGATCCTGGCATGCGGATCTCATCTCACCCTGAAGATCTATGGCAATGCAAACCTGGATGATACCATAGATCAAAGGGACGTCGATTATGTTGAAGGGATCATCAATGGCACACAGGAATATAGCGAGCTGGCCGATGCCAATAACGATGGCAATATCGGCCAGGAGGACATCGCGCAGATCGAGGACATCGTAGCAGGCAGAGAAACGAATCTCATCTTGAAGGATACTGCCAACCGGACGGTGTCAATCGATATACCTGTGGAAAGAGTCATCGTTCCCAGCGGCCTTACCGCTGAGGCATTCAAGGTTTTGAAGGCGACGGAGAAGGTCGTCGGCGTCTCCAATGCCATTCATGAAAAGACTTACTTCTTCCCCGAGTTTGCCGATCTGCCATCAGTCGGCGGCTGGAAGATAGAGGATTATGAGGCGGCCATCTCCCTTGATCCGGATCTGGTAATCAGCTACGAAAAATGGCCGCCCATATCCGAAGCAGAGGAGAAGCTTGATCCCGCAGGAATACCCGTAGTCGTCCTGGAGTTCACAGATCCGAACTTCGTGACGGAGGAGCTGGTCAAGCTCAGCTACATTCTGGGCACGAATGGGGCAGAGGACCGGTATATTCAATGGCGCTCCGGATATGAAAGGCAGATAGATGATTATGTGAACAATTTGAGCCGGGATGAGCGGCCCAGCGTCTTTTTGGAGACGGGCTTTAAGGGTCTAAATGATGTTGGGACATATGGAGAAGGGGCAAAGGGAAGCCTGGTGCTTGAACTGACCGGCGGCAGGAACATTGCTGCCAATATGTCGGAAGCTTATCCGCATGTGGATAGCGAGTGGATCATCACCGAGAATCCAGAGGTCTTGATGAAGTACGTTTACAGCTCAGAGTTGGACTGGGGCTGGAACAGCACTGATGAGCCCGAGGCGTTGATCGAAGAGATCTCAAGCCGCGATGGATGGGAGAGCATAGATGCGGTGAAAAACCAACGGGTATACTTGATCAGCAACGAGCTGATGACGGGGCTGGATAGCGTGGTAGGATACCTATACTGGGCCAAGCTGCTCCATCCGGAGTTCGCTGCAGATCCGACAGAGGCGTATAAAGAGTATATGACCGATTATTTAGGTATGGAATTTCCTGATTTGGTATTTGTTTTCCCCAAACCCTGA